Below is a genomic region from Schistocerca americana isolate TAMUIC-IGC-003095 chromosome 1, iqSchAmer2.1, whole genome shotgun sequence.
accagtgtcgtatagaatatatcagatgtgttttcctgtggaggaatcggttgacctattaccttgcgatcaaatgttttcggttcccattggagaggcacgtcttttcgtctactaatcgcacggttttgcggtgcggtcgcaaaacacgggcactaaacttattacagtgaacagagacgtcaatgaacgaacggacagatcataactttgcgaaaataaagaaagtgaaattttcagtcgagggaagatttgaaccaaggacctctcgttccgcagctactcactctaaccacggaaccacggggCTCCCAAGCTCACATGATCCATTATGTTGTCTATCTTCCGaaggactactgagtttgtatattttactaatttttttcatagtttcacacaacttcttcctgttttctcgattgatctgtgttcagtttttcaaggcctatccactgtgccaacttataactaaatctgaggggggtgcgatggggaggttcccttgtaagtgtgagCGGTGACTATGCAGATAAGTAGCTGGAAAGTTTGGCTAACCGTGGAAAAAAAACCGTTTGGATTTTTACTGTAGTTTCCATTCCCCGACCAGTCGTTCCTTAccatccgaacagccctcgtatcgtACACTCACTGTCGGCATTCTTACTGTTTTAGATCTTAGGCAATCTCTTGATATCTACATTTTGGTACTATTAACGTCGTTATGCAGAATCTCAACTGAATGGCCTCACGTTTCCTCGGCCCTTTccctattgtccaagtttcactactaTCCATTGTTGCGCTAAAGTCATACTGCTCCACCAATTATGTCTTATGTTTATGTTTATAGTTTACAGAACTCTTTCTTCTCCTACATCACTGAGCCAATGATCTTCTCGAACTGCTCATCTCTTTACTTAATATCGATGTCCTTTAATGGAAATTTTGTGAGCAGCAGGCTGCCTTCTTCACTGAACATTTCCGCCAGCACCCTCAATTACTTGAGTCAGAAGTTCAGTATTAGCGGTCTGTACACTTCGAGCCAGTTAAAGTTTTCTTGCATGTATTCGAATGAATGGGAGATAAAATTAGTTTGTTATATTTTAAAATCCCGCTAGTAAACTTTTTAAACTTTAGCTGTTTTATGCAAAGATTTTAAGACACTCTGTATACCACACACCTGCAGGAGAAACCATAAAAACTGCATAGGGGCCTTGCTTACGTGCGAAAGTTTAATGGCACAACGCTGGTAGCAGCTCAAGGAAGTGTCTTGACGTCAGTTACCCTAGGAACAATAGTTCCGTTAATATTGCTATTACTGGTGTGGAGTATGTGATCAGATTTATTTAACAATTCTTTTCAAAAGTCATAGAGCCCTAAATTAGATGTTTGGGTCTCTGGTACGTCACGTTAAACAAAGAATAGCATCCTTTAAAGGAATCATTGATTGTGCCACAGGTGAGCGCCTCCGACAACACGACGCACATCCCTCGGGGTGAAGGAGGCGCCATCGAGTCCGGCTCCCGGCTGATCCTGCgcgatggcaccaccggcgctttCGACTCAGTCAGCTTGGACGGCGACCTCGGCGCGCTGCCCGGAGGCACCGTGCTGGTCTCCTCCTCCAGCACCGCGGGCGGCGCTCGCTCCAGCAGCAAGTTCGCCACCTCCTCCTCGTCCGTGTCCAGCTCCTCCCAGATGAGCAGCAGCCACCGCCAGCAggagcagtaccagcagagcttccAGTCCTCCAGCTCGAGCTCCAAGCAGCAGGATATGCGCTCCTCCTCCACCACGGAGTTCGTGTCCGGCGGCGAGGTGGTCTCTGTCGGCGACTCCAGCTTCTCGACCTCTGGCGACGTCCTGGAGAGCTCCACGTCCTCCTCGTCGACGGTGGTCCAGCAGGGCAGCAGCTCCAGCACCAGCAGCAAGAAGTTCAGTCAGCGCTTCCACAGCGACGACCTTGCCGGGGGAGACGTCAGCATCACTCTCCCGGCGGACAACGCCGCCCTGATCACTGTGGCCGCGGGCCGCGACGTCATCCAGCGCATTCCGGCAGGGTCTTCCGCGGTCGATGTGAGCCTCACGGGTGGCACCACTGTCTCGAGTTCGCGCTCCACTACGGCTGAAGAAAGGGTGGCCTCGTCTACGACTTCCACGAGCAAAGTGGTCGAACAACGAATCATGAGCGAGCTGCACGATCTCGACTCCTTCCTGTCGACGCAGCACACTGGCGAATCGACCCCTGCGAGTCCCTACAGCGTAACCGAAATGCGCGACGGCGGCAGCTGGACCGTCGTCTCTTCGACTTCTGGCACGCAGCAAGATAACAGGAGGATCGCCACCAGCAGGGACGACACCAACTCCAGCGAGTTCGTCTTCCGTTCGGGACGGAACGTGAACGAGATTGACACGACCAGTACGCAGCAGACGGACACTGCGGTGAACAGAGACCAAATCTCCACGACAGTTACGAAATCGCGCACTGCAGACGACAATCGAAACGAATCTTTCATCAACAAAGGGAAACTGACGACAGTGACCTCCAGGCGAGACAATGTCGACGACGTGCGCAGTGATTCTTTCATAGACCAGGAACGAGTTTCGTCAGTCAGGTCCAGAACTGATGTTGTGGATGAAACTGACCGTATGTCTACTGTTTCAGAGAAACTCATTTCAACTACAGTAGTGGAAGATACAGGTAACAAACATATTGTGAAGGAAATAACATCCATAATCGTCGAGGACACCGAAGAGATGAAACCAGCTCCAGAGAAGCCGTCTGCACGTGGAGATAAACCGCGCAAGCCGAGCGATGTCATTACCGACAGACCGTCAGCAACGAAAGGGACGCCTAGCGTGGACCGTCCGGCTCCGTCGCCAGAAACGACGAGACCGGAACAGAGGAAACCATCGTCGCAGGACACACCCACGACGAAAGAGCCCACAGACTACACGACCACATATCAACAGTCGTACACCAACAAGAGAATCAGCGTCGATGTGAGCCCCACACACGATGCCTTTGCGAGGTCTCTCAGGGCCTCACCAGAACGTGCGACTCCGGCGTCTTCTACAAGGTCGTCCAAGACTTCGCTCGACAGATCCAGCCCTGCGCGCTTCACGAAGCACACGACGTACCGCAACAGAACGAGTCTCGACCACAGCTTAGCGCACCACGTTAAAACCAGTGCGGATAAGACCATCAGACGCCCGTCTCCCACACGGGAAAGCCCAGAGAAGACTACAAGAAGGACGACACCGACAAGGACGAGCCCTGAGAAGATGACCGGTAGACGTTCTCCCACGAGAACTAGCACTGACAGGCTTACAGACAGGTTCTCACCTTCGCGAACCAGCCCCGACAAGACGGGAGCGAGACCGTCAGCACCCCGCCAGAGCCCAGAGAGGTTACTGAATGGCTCAGCACCCAGGACGAGTCCAGATAGGACTGCACCAACCAGACGGCCGTCGGACAAGACGCCAGGTTACATGGCCCCTATCGGCAGGAAAATTTCCGACAGAACCGGTCCAGAGAAACATTCTCCCGCCAGAACTATACCAGACAGAACACCAGGACACATGACTCCTGATGCGAAGGTTCCATCAGACAGAACGAGTCCCGAAAAGTCTACTCCATCGAGAACATCTCCAGACAAGACACCAAGTTACATGGCACCACTGAACAGGACAACCACAGAGAAAACTACACGCAGACGATCATTTACTTCACCCACCAGAGACAGCCCAGAAAAGAGAAAGACCTCAACGACCTCACCTGAAAAGCCTACACAGAAGCCGGACAGAAGGGTCAGTTCTGGAGACCGACCGCGTGATGTAACATATTCTCCATCGAGGAAAACGTCTGATACTACCACTACCACAACGATCACAAGGGATACTACTGTGAAGAATGCAGTAACCAAGGATAAACGCAGGCTCTCGTCCGGACTGTCGCGTGCAGTTACCAAGAAACGTTCGTCAACTCCTGGCGCATCGCCACACACCAGTCCAACCAGAGATGGTGAGGTTCCCCACAAGGAACGGCAGAGCAGGCCGCGTTCTCGAGGCAGCTCACGCTCAGGGACCGATTCAGaggttacagacgatgaaacaaagaccaCTGAAGTTCCAGATGCCAGTGACAGTGAACCGCGCATTGACGACAGACCAGGATCCAAGAGAAAACCCCTCCCAACATCAACAGATGATGAGCCGCAAactgacgacgacacacagaagaTCTCAGATCGCAAAGCTCCACTTGACGACGATGAAAAACCTGAAAGTAGAAGAAAGTCGATTCCGGGGTCTACAAAAGGTGAACCACAAAAAGATGATAAGCGAAAGCCTGAGGCGAGAAAGCCAAGTGTTACAAAACCTAAAGACGATGAAGAGAGTCCTGATGACCGTCGAAGACCACAGTCTGGCAAGAAAGCAGTTCCAGATGCAGGCGACGATCGTCCTGGAACTCGTCCACGCGAGGAACCTTCTCCAGAACGCACTACAAAAACAAGGCGTGGTGACATTAATGTAATTACCGATTTCCTCGATCAGGAGCGTCTTCAGTTATCAAAACCAGATGACAAACATCCTACGAGAGACCAGACAACTCGAGACATTCCAGACGATAAAAAGAAATATGGTGACACAGTAAACTTAATTGAAGCTGAAGCAGGGCGCCAACTGTCACCATCACTAAAAAAGAGACCTACAAATGAAGATTCTTCTCCTGAAAGGAAGGAGCCCATGAGAAGAGCTCCAGGGGAAACAAAATCTCCACTGTCAACAGATGTTAGTCCGTCTAGCAGGACATCACCAGACCGTAAGAAACCAACAGCTGATGAAATATCACCGGGAAAGAGGCCTGATGCCCCCTCTGGAGAAGTAGTATCGCCTACAAAACGAAAGCCTGACGATGAGAAAGTGAAACCTGATGACACAAAAGGAACGAAAATTCCAGTGAGAGGATCTCCTGACAAGGAATCACCTTCACGTGATAAAGGAACACCTAGAGAAAAATCACCAGAGTACAGCTCAGAAGGCTCTGTGTCTAAGGAGCTACGACCGAAGAAGGATACTGGTCGAAGGTCTCCAACAAGGCCTGGAGACAAATCTGAATCGCCAGATTCGAGTCCTGAGAGACGTGGGTTTTCACCAATAAAACGCTTCAGGACAACACCTGACGGCAAACTGACAAAACCTGGCACTATTCCTGGTACAGACGACCATGAACCAGTACCATATAATGAGGCTCCAGAAAATGAACCGAAAGAGACGCCGAGTTCCAGGAGAGAACCTATCAAACCTAGTAAGCCTATATCATCAAGACCAACTGATGAGCGAAAATCTGGCATACCAAAACCTACCCCATCTCCCATTGACAGCACTGATGTAAATGACCGATCTGTGTCGCCTTCGAAGGGAAGACCATCTGAAGAGCGACCATCTATGCTGCCAGTCAGTAAACCAGTACATGGACAGCCTAAAACAGGAAAGTCGCCAGTCACAACTCCCTTGGAAGAGAAGTTCCCGAAGGATGAAATTACCAGGTGGCCTGATGGTCAGAAACCTAAGGACAGATCACCTGATGCACAGAAAAAGGAAACAGAACGACCTCGACAATTACATCCGAGTGACTCGCCGAGGTCACTGAGCCCTGTTAAAGACAGCCCTTCGGCGCTTACCACTGATGACACGAGGGAAAAACTGAAACCTACAGACAGGGAACAGTCGCCTAGTGATGGCCGAAGCCCCCGAAGCAGTCCAGAACGAAGCAGTCCAGAACGTGACTCGTATATAAAAGGACGCCCCACCTCACCAACCAAAAAACCTGGAAGAAGAACACAAGGAGGAGAGTCACCAGATAGAAGTCCAAGTTCAGAGAGCAGCCCAGAACGCAGAAGCCCTCAGAGGCAGCAGACAAAGTCAGGTTCAGATCGTTCGCCTGGAAGCAGTCCTGAACGACAGACAAAACCCAGAAAAGCACCTGAAACACCTCTGCAAAAGAAACCCTCAGATGATGTAACTAGGGGTTCACAGATAAAGAGGCCAACACCAGGAGCTGGCAGGCCCTCTTCAATACCGAGGACGAGCTCTGCACCACGCAGTGATTCGCCTTCTACTGACAGGAGAGTTCCTCGTAGACCGCAGGACAAACAGGTTCCTTCTACCGTGAGACCTACGTCTGAGCCAGCGAGAAAACCGGAGAAACCGGGAAGCCGATTCCCACAGGCTCCAGACATCAGCCACAGGCCAGCTACAACTGTCAGGCAGCCAAAGGCATCTCTACCATCTTCCAGGAGACCGGAAACTCAAAGTGGAACTTCACCAGCAACGAGTCCTGCACGTAGACGACCCGAAAGACCCGAGTCTCCCACTGCCACAAAGAGGCGTCCGAAGACGTCGCCTACCACGTACTCCCCCTCATCCAGTCCTGAGAGACACCAGCCGAAAATGGCGCCTGTACATCCTCGGGACGACAGGTCGTCACAATACAGTCCAGAAAGGAAGACGCCAAAAGACAGCTCGCCTGCCACCAGGCGACCAGCCACTAAAGTCAGACCAACAGAAAAACCAACAGAAAGAGTTGCTCCAAAACCATCACCCAAGTTCGGTCCTCAAACTAGTCCTGAGCGACAACCAAAAAAACCAATCGTCAATGGATATGACAGAATAGCGAAGTCTCCATCTGGACCAAAGTACCCAGACGACAAGAAGCCACTGAAGCCTAACGAAATTCCAACAAAAGAGCCAATGTCTACAAAACCAGGCAAGAAGCCACAACCGCGTCATGATAAAGACCAACCCAGGAAGACAGAAAAACCAGAACAGACGAGATACGCAGCAACAGCTAATTTCATTACACACCTTAGGGAATATGAAAATGATAAGGATGTTAAGAGGCCAAAGCAGAGAAAACCGGATGACGAAGACGATAAATCAACCGACAGGTCGTCGACTGTTTCGAGTCCTGAGACAGTGAAAACAGCAACAGATACACCAAATGATACTGGTGATTTGCATGTGACTTCATCTGACTTCATCGATCGTGAAGCTACTCACACAACCACAACGAGGAAAAGGACCGAGATACATGTTCCTCACGTTACAGACGAACCATATTCTGACAATGATTACGACCTTAATGAAGATGCTCCGAGAAGACCTCGCGACCAAGACAAAACAGCGCCGAAAACTGCTTCAGTATCTATTACTATCTCTTCAAATAAGTCTTTCGATAGACAGAGAACGTACGATAAGACAGATCGGCACGGAGATTACTACAGCGACGAATTTCCCGATGATTTTCCGGAAGAAAATCCACCTGATGAATTCCTTGTTGATGACTCTGACACTGACTTCTCTGAACCTACAAGGAGACCTAAAGGACGTAAACCTAACGACATAAGCAAAATCCAAGAAGAGGAGCCAGGTTTGAAGAAACCTAAACAAGGCCGCCCTGCTGAGAAGCAGCCGACAACAAAGAAACCCGCAGATACACATCCGGCACCTAAACGAACAAAACCATCTGCTGTGAAGCCAGCGGACTCGCGAAGGCCAACTGGAAGACCAGACGGGATGTCGCCTAGTAGCGCCCAGAGGCGACCAGATGCTCACAAACCAACAATCCAATCATCTACTAGGCCTGAAAGACCAGCAAAGCGTATGCCCAGAGATGGTGACGACACGCGGCCTACACGAACAAATTACGAGAAAAATATTATTGTCAGATCCAGTTCTCCCGGTGATATCAAACCACACAGACCAACTACCAAAAAGGAAATCACTGTTTCCCGTGTTACAGATAACAGCCATTCAACCCGATTGACTTCTGTCAAGCAGCGAGTAACGGTGGCCTCTGCTACCACCagagtgactggctcgaagacagCAAAGGTGACTACGACCATGGTCAAACAGATTGGCAAAAGACCTGTTCCTCAGGATGAGAATAACAGGCGGAAGCCTAAAACGGATCGTCCATCTATGACTACGGTCATGAATCTCAGAAATGCAACTGTGCCTAAAAAGACGGCACCTGCCAAGAAAGGCGCGACAaaaccaaagaaaatgatgaatggTGTCAAACCTACAGATGAAACGACTACAGATGAAGAACCTGAAGCCCCTGAATTCATCACAGATGACGAGAAACACAGTATTCTCATGTACACAGAGGATGAAAGCGATATAAATGAACTCGATGACGTGAGGCACAACGAACTGCATTACATATCGAAAATAGACGAGACAACAACTCGAGAAGATCGTCTTATATCATCCACACAAGACAAATTCAGAGGTGACACACTTACCACTCTGGAGGTTCACCACCCCAAATCTTCCCGTGAATCTTCTCCAGAGTATATAAAACGACCTTTGCCCGTCACTGATGATGAAGATGGGGGCAGGCCTCGTTTTGCTGACAAAATCAGCGAgccagaagatgatgatgaaactgCAAGGAGACCATCAAAGACAGTATTTCAGAAACCCATTTTGCAGCCTGAGCCTTTGGATGAAGAAATTACCGATGATGAAGATAAACGTGCCCCAGAGGTTCCAGGACAGCCTAGACAACCAGCAAAGACACCTTATCGCCCTGAAAAGGTGACTGATGTGAGGGAAGTGGAAACAGATGAAACCACAAACGTCAGTGTCGCTGACAGAGTGACTCAGTTCATAGAAAGCCAGAAAACAGCCACTTCACCTTACCAGCCCAAGCCTCAAGAACCAACAGACGATGAACCAAAAATTGATGACAGTCCAAGTTCAGTGAGTAAAGCAAAAGCTTTATTTGAAACTATAGCAAGTACACAGAAATCGCCTACTTCTCCAAGGCAGATCGATATTCTAAGCAGGCCATCAGTCTTTGAAGCTAGACGAGGTAGTCCACGAGTGACTCCGACAACAGACCAAAGTGGAACACCAAAATTGCCTGGCCGTCCAGCAGAACCAAAGCGGGCAACATGGCCCCCTCAGAGGCCTCCTTCTGATAATGAAGAAGATTATCCTGAATCGCAAAAGCCTGGAAGAACTTTGCCAACAGGTGGCCAACCCAAAGATCTTGACCATCCAGTACAAGACAAAGAACCCAAGAAAGGAACATGGCCTAGCAGGAAGGAGCCCTCTGATTTAGATGGTTATCCACCATCACAACAACCAGACAAGTCACGACCAGATGCTGAAAAGCCAGATGAGCCAGAGAGCCATCTCCATCGTCCTAAGGAACCCAAAAGAGCTACCTGGCCTCCTCAAAGAGTAGAAagtgataatgatgacgatgacatTCGTCCTTCACAAAAACCAGACAGGCCCTCTTCTCCTGTTACCCAGACACGTCCAAATGACCGTAAAAGTGGTACCTGGCCCTCTCAGAAGGAACCAGACGTAATAGATGACGATCATCCTTCAGCACATCTGCCTGACAAGAGATCGCCTGACAGCAAGCGACCAACAGATGACAGTCGTTTGGTGCAGCCCAAGGAGCCGAAAAGAAGTACCTGGCCTCCTCAAAAAGAGCCATCTGACATGGACCGACCAAACGATAAACCTCAACCAGTGCAACCAAAAGAGCCAAAGAGAGCTACGTGGCCTCCACAGAGACAACCATCTGATGTAGATGATAGCTATCAACCATCTCCACACAGACCAAAAGGCGATGGTCCTCAAACCAAGCGTCCAGATGACGACTATAGGAGGGAACAACCAAAAGAATCCAAGAAGACCACATGGCCTCCACAAAAACAGCCTTCCGACGTTGAGGACGACTATACGCCTTCACGTAAGCCTTCTAGAACCTCGCCTGACAAGGAACAACCGAAGAGATTCGACGGAAAAAGACCAGAAGTGCCACAAGATGAGTACCCTAGTGATGAGGATTCTGAATACCCAGTTGGTTACAGAAGACCATCTAAAGATACTCCAACATACATTTCAGAGACTCCATATGATACACCACCAGCACGAAAAATTTCGAGGCCAATGGAAGAGCAACCTAGAGATGAACCAACAGTTAAACGGCCTACCGATTCGTATGTCACCACCACAAAAGTAGACTTAACACCAAAACAGAAACAACCA
It encodes:
- the LOC124548747 gene encoding titin-like isoform X1, with amino-acid sequence MADVGTDVTLIQDEDLLRRMWQQTDDFARKKEIRARMYKLREQRLREFYTTGEVLRDVLSVTGGSPPPPHFGGSASDLRQQETKSATIRHADSLADEGFLSLKSKEIRDSESPTRDIHRQSNKQHAMEPRDDSGVYWKVVQESSSGEYSSSAVTGPDGHTVLREASRSQQLGLAADSQHEGVSRTSQVSASDNTTHIPRGEGGAIESGSRLILRDGTTGAFDSVSLDGDLGALPGGTVLVSSSSTAGGARSSSKFATSSSSVSSSSQMSSSHRQQEQYQQSFQSSSSSSKQQDMRSSSTTEFVSGGEVVSVGDSSFSTSGDVLESSTSSSSTVVQQGSSSSTSSKKFSQRFHSDDLAGGDVSITLPADNAALITVAAGRDVIQRIPAGSSAVDVSLTGGTTVSSSRSTTAEERVASSTTSTSKVVEQRIMSELHDLDSFLSTQHTGESTPASPYSVTEMRDGGSWTVVSSTSGTQQDNRRIATSRDDTNSSEFVFRSGRNVNEIDTTSTQQTDTAVNRDQISTTVTKSRTADDNRNESFINKGKLTTVTSRRDNVDDVRSDSFIDQERVSSVRSRTDVVDETDRMSTVSEKLISTTVVEDTGNKHIVKEITSIIVEDTEEMKPAPEKPSARGDKPRKPSDVITDRPSATKGTPSVDRPAPSPETTRPEQRKPSSQDTPTTKEPTDYTTTYQQSYTNKRISVDVSPTHDAFARSLRASPERATPASSTRSSKTSLDRSSPARFTKHTTYRNRTSLDHSLAHHVKTSADKTIRRPSPTRESPEKTTRRTTPTRTSPEKMTGRRSPTRTSTDRLTDRFSPSRTSPDKTGARPSAPRQSPERLLNGSAPRTSPDRTAPTRRPSDKTPGYMAPIGRKISDRTGPEKHSPARTIPDRTPGHMTPDAKVPSDRTSPEKSTPSRTSPDKTPSYMAPLNRTTTEKTTRRRSFTSPTRDSPEKRKTSTTSPEKPTQKPDRRVSSGDRPRDVTYSPSRKTSDTTTTTTITRDTTVKNAVTKDKRRLSSGLSRAVTKKRSSTPGASPHTSPTRDGEVPHKERQSRPRSRGSSRSGTDSEVTDDETKTTEVPDASDSEPRIDDRPGSKRKPLPTSTDDEPQTDDDTQKISDRKAPLDDDEKPESRRKSIPGSTKGEPQKDDKRKPEARKPSVTKPKDDEESPDDRRRPQSGKKAVPDAGDDRPGTRPREEPSPERTTKTRRGDINVITDFLDQERLQLSKPDDKHPTRDQTTRDIPDDKKKYGDTVNLIEAEAGRQLSPSLKKRPTNEDSSPERKEPMRRAPGETKSPLSTDVSPSSRTSPDRKKPTADEISPGKRPDAPSGEVVSPTKRKPDDEKVKPDDTKGTKIPVRGSPDKESPSRDKGTPREKSPEYSSEGSVSKELRPKKDTGRRSPTRPGDKSESPDSSPERRGFSPIKRFRTTPDGKLTKPGTIPGTDDHEPVPYNEAPENEPKETPSSRREPIKPSKPISSRPTDERKSGIPKPTPSPIDSTDVNDRSVSPSKGRPSEERPSMLPVSKPVHGQPKTGKSPVTTPLEEKFPKDEITRWPDGQKPKDRSPDAQKKETERPRQLHPSDSPRSLSPVKDSPSALTTDDTREKLKPTDREQSPSDGRSPRSSPERSSPERDSYIKGRPTSPTKKPGRRTQGGESPDRSPSSESSPERRSPQRQQTKSGSDRSPGSSPERQTKPRKAPETPLQKKPSDDVTRGSQIKRPTPGAGRPSSIPRTSSAPRSDSPSTDRRVPRRPQDKQVPSTVRPTSEPARKPEKPGSRFPQAPDISHRPATTVRQPKASLPSSRRPETQSGTSPATSPARRRPERPESPTATKRRPKTSPTTYSPSSSPERHQPKMAPVHPRDDRSSQYSPERKTPKDSSPATRRPATKVRPTEKPTERVAPKPSPKFGPQTSPERQPKKPIVNGYDRIAKSPSGPKYPDDKKPLKPNEIPTKEPMSTKPGKKPQPRHDKDQPRKTEKPEQTRYAATANFITHLREYENDKDVKRPKQRKPDDEDDKSTDRSSTVSSPETVKTATDTPNDTGDLHVTSSDFIDREATHTTTTRKRTEIHVPHVTDEPYSDNDYDLNEDAPRRPRDQDKTAPKTASVSITISSNKSFDRQRTYDKTDRHGDYYSDEFPDDFPEENPPDEFLVDDSDTDFSEPTRRPKGRKPNDISKIQEEEPGLKKPKQGRPAEKQPTTKKPADTHPAPKRTKPSAVKPADSRRPTGRPDGMSPSSAQRRPDAHKPTIQSSTRPERPAKRMPRDGDDTRPTRTNYEKNIIVRSSSPGDIKPHRPTTKKEITVSRVTDNSHSTRLTSVKQRVTVASATTRVTGSKTAKVTTTMVKQIGKRPVPQDENNRRKPKTDRPSMTTVMNLRNATVPKKTAPAKKGATKPKKMMNGVKPTDETTTDEEPEAPEFITDDEKHSILMYTEDESDINELDDVRHNELHYISKIDETTTREDRLISSTQDKFRGDTLTTLEVHHPKSSRESSPEYIKRPLPVTDDEDGGRPRFADKISEPEDDDETARRPSKTVFQKPILQPEPLDEEITDDEDKRAPEVPGQPRQPAKTPYRPEKVTDVREVETDETTNVSVADRVTQFIESQKTATSPYQPKPQEPTDDEPKIDDSPSSVSKAKALFETIASTQKSPTSPRQIDILSRPSVFEARRGSPRVTPTTDQSGTPKLPGRPAEPKRATWPPQRPPSDNEEDYPESQKPGRTLPTGGQPKDLDHPVQDKEPKKGTWPSRKEPSDLDGYPPSQQPDKSRPDAEKPDEPESHLHRPKEPKRATWPPQRVESDNDDDDIRPSQKPDRPSSPVTQTRPNDRKSGTWPSQKEPDVIDDDHPSAHLPDKRSPDSKRPTDDSRLVQPKEPKRSTWPPQKEPSDMDRPNDKPQPVQPKEPKRATWPPQRQPSDVDDSYQPSPHRPKGDGPQTKRPDDDYRREQPKESKKTTWPPQKQPSDVEDDYTPSRKPSRTSPDKEQPKRFDGKRPEVPQDEYPSDEDSEYPVGYRRPSKDTPTYISETPYDTPPARKISRPMEEQPRDEPTVKRPTDSYVTTTKVDLTPKQKQPLHPSDKETSPERKQPVPTDEKPRKFSTDTYTKSKTPQRTSSPDERHVAPSRKDSSPRRPQPETFSTGTYPRKKTPRESSPEDRVPSPTRGRRPSGKDEPERFSTATFPKKTAPKDEEPSRRSPQREQPRGISTDTFTKKKSPRGESPDRETSPQRKFSTDTYTKDKSPRDRRPDERDKSPTRKYSSPTRDRPHEQTPGRKPSSGAYPESDGTSPTAKRDFTRPKRPEDSPKDTSPTRRDTTIVRERHDDFSSATYTKKTSRDVYTEERVSPTRKESVPRRESPGEVSPTRASPTRRTAPDDRDHPKRRSPDRARSSPSAPRSSPTDFRASPERGPRTSPTRRGEDYPRSRESPDRNRYSPDRAERSPERKEQTPATKSSPTRRTSAPREPAEPVRKTSTPKDRKEPTPQQPGGKFGVALRQVKAKTATGTTTTSVATTTTTAQTRRRSGEVPRPKAPEDEEDIEQIFDIVVLERMLEVAVAYDIRRRLRAQIRIVRRMMSESSTTTTTTIKTTRTLRREDKLHPQDSEPEHDLEPEPTSESDAETDRRRPYEPDRRRPSRVEEKPSGRQPSTQEEERPVGRRPSRPDEKPTARRPSSQDQERPEAKRPEGRRPSGQDYERPEGRRPAPQDTGRPEGRRPSSQDFDRPEGRRPSSQDYSHPEERRPSTQDHVRPEGRRPSSQGYERPDDVRPESPTGHKRPEGRRPSTQKDYDSPDHRRPSPERQQAPHGDREKPYGRTPSKDILRPVGKVPQEYEPTEKGRGPRDIDRPYGKIPSQDILRPTSQSPKRPTSRDYDRPEDRRPESPARDEQPDDTYPSTQQDYDRPTYRRPSPERQQAPHDDRDKPYGRTPSRDVLQPVGRTPQEDSPTDKEKRPYGKIPSQEILKPTGQRPYQPLRTSTPKTPREDESKPYGRIPSKDILRPVSQRPQEAKPFSPREPEKESPYRSTARVPHDEETKPYGRVPSQDVLRPTSQRPQDDTPTSRTPGEEHTKPYRRGPSQEILRPVSQRPKEPESHTDSPRDSDSTRPYERTPSRDILKPTPERPQDVKTVPREPERKPSRDSPIESDKKPYGRIPSKDILKPVSQRTPEGKPFSPKETPDYRTGAKVPREDETRPYGRAPSKDVLRPKEVQDSPRRDDGPSPVDDVCRPSRDGQRPAEFDRKPSRTEITVELKPSPVKSPVKKSSVGEPREPCPTDSITSSYGVGPTDENGRPLFGLRALRRTNTGTQPLQPADSPDSREPSAPAEPSPAEIRDSSGRPLFGGLRALKAVRPQPEAEPTPTPERQPRDDADDDMPEQSAPTAPHLREIVSRHEQHVRGNAVSQPTAPREKPRAKLRDSFILPQDQAEQPSAPSEHLVEDTRVLSQRQQSLRALIQKHERIATSETEDRIHQKQKDEPQQPGDGGRRPGILKKPRDDQQVVTETTSSSTRTVVSERGAVRSDGTVSLTRDVIRGETVCRPGEEPVSKITKSHYQYKTPEDKEPLSIEDYRDGDDVDQEYDSPEPSRKPSVGKGTSPDREYSADGTVRLASITTSAVSSNSIRRSKLTEDDVKKTDTTRTEKVSIDSSRKPKVRDDLSYRKPQSSVRVTGSGDKSAEETPRYVSSTTVTSKTFKTQDQELENKSVRQSFGRSSPSRKSPEKTVPDYEDDSQQPVSGGQYYSTTVTTVTRRPSGGSPHPKDKTPASVRRQIFTKDDEDDDHEDVSCKTSYGKVTRGSSETTTYTTGKGQTVFTTRLQSSGDDRDSPRHDITTEFDDGDDSDGYKRSSYYVTSSVTGSMRSSPDRTSGHYEDEEAYSSSHSRQTESKYSRSSVQQSSVEKSSTTSTSQSGTTSASRRRSSTPQDDREGSPSPSSGGFSRVARGGSVRALSQKFQQAAAEANSSDNSRSQRCYPKAGLIFRSASFRLNNGCSPVTTPTSDPGSPGAKQSSTIEVRVSSSGSNQSTPKADKDNRSFLDNQSKVTDVHDVLNRMRNSEHGAQEDDTEEDIEARSLLNKFLGAQVIMQGMEPLMKESHTQSAALVSQIERQRAQKTISSSYSKNFEGDIEDVWDEALLRHLLESCTDYEGRRQIRARLRTVMAEQKACANVVAEVAAGDDDNKTSSVMTSEEIIEGEDGTRVHRRVQQGQSESTIQSSSVEDNVVTRTEVTTKTSSFSATSVGKSKTSRAPPGKVMSPFAKFQEMDRQNSQSAPSSPKTPGGTAAPIFKFTDPKLCRSASAVKDRLLFWCQSKTKEYKNIQIDNFSTSWSNGLAFCALIHHFLPDAFDYDSLRPEERRKNFELAFTVADEKAGIAPLLDVEDMVMMRKPDWKCVFTYVQSVYRRFKDED